The proteins below come from a single Asterias rubens chromosome 9, eAstRub1.3, whole genome shotgun sequence genomic window:
- the LOC117294299 gene encoding anther-specific proline-rich protein APG-like, whose amino-acid sequence MDWSQSVMPHPKPSPKFPSQRVHPIAPNPHPKPSPRSPHINKSIPSPKALIPNHPPKPPSQRVHPIAPSPHPKPAPLAPISTSPSHRPKPSSQTRPLSPHLNESIPSPQALIPNQPPKPTSQIAQPITKVLIPTPPAHHQNHHPKPSS is encoded by the exons ATGGACTGGTCCCAATCAGTGAT GCCTCATCCCAAACCATCCCCCAAGTTCCCCTCTCAACGCGTCCATCCCATCGCCCCAAAccctcatcccaaaccatcCCCCCGAAGCCCTCATATCAACAAGTCCATCCCATCGCCaaaagccctcatcccaaaccatcCCCCTAAGCCCCCATCTCAACGAGTCCATCCTATcgccccaagccctcatcccaaacccGCCCCCTTAGCCCCCATCTCAACGAGTCCATCCCATcgccccaagccctcatcccaaacccGCCCCCTTAGCCCCCATCTCAACGAGTCCATCCCATcgccccaagccctcatcccaaaccaACCCCCCAAGCCCACATCTCAAAtagcccagcccatcaccaaagtcctcatcccaactcCTCCAGCCCATCACcaaaaccatcaccctaagcccTCATCctaa